One window of the Posidoniimonas polymericola genome contains the following:
- a CDS encoding DUF6298 domain-containing protein, with product MPIRLLLSLTFIFSGASVASAQPWPVKRGTDGKLAYTANEQGDRVPDFSSCGYRGSDHPIPNIAASIVVRPSDDDDTARLQAALDYVGGMAVEKLSAARVVQLTPGEYHVSGSLRVAHSNVVLRGAGADATTLIATGTGRRPLIRIEPAATPQTTTSGKIAIGERVPVGATRLPLAAGHVLQRGDRVLVTRPSTDEWIKQLGAKAFGVGWRAGRCDIHWERVVAAADDASVTLDAPITTALEPNLGGGTVARLKVDGRLENVGVEHLALRSECDRENPKDEAHSWHGVVANHARDAWVRGVRFEHFAGGAVLLLEGTSRVTVEDCLSLAPVSELGGYRRQAFFTQGGQCLFLRCYSEEGLHDFALGHCAPGPNAFVNCYAERSLGDSGPLESWASGVLFDNVRIEGGELCLMNRWLHPPGAGWSAANCLAWNCQAGVIRAFQPPGAQNWVVCFWAQPIGDALFTGDGDFAKPISLYRQQLVDRRGKSAGELAGPFLLDPIASTNPTLPEAERFVASSNQPARVLRDLIEERLASHTAKFEPPTDLPDWQPPAQRLPPGGLPTNGARPITRQNGWLTINDRVLTGGHVSPTWWRGTIRPHDAPQFGPSITRWAPGRYGVGLTDQLPQTVDRFQTLGVASYDHHYGLWYDRRRDDHLMVRRPNGTDAAPPFFEQPFARSGRGQAWDGLSRYDLTKFNAWYWERMQDFADLCDQHGLAFFHQHYFQHNIIEAGAHWADSPWRPVNNVNQLDLPEPPPYIGDKRIFLAHKFYDMADAKLAGLQAGYVRHCLDATAQNSNVIHSISAEYTGPLAFTQAWLDTIRTWQEENPAADPLVALACTKAEQDELLADEAARDLIDLIDIRYWCYARDGELYAPLGGVSLSPRQQLRRSKLPAADFHSIARAVREYRLRYPGKAVSYFAEMYCNSPREGWAVLMGGGSLAAVPPLPDGLAAALVDMKPEAVDDDASALTLAADSGERLVYFVERGSAEFSLPACRLSWIDPRTGAFVEEVKLGAGDHTLEAKSAVLWVRPLAN from the coding sequence ATGCCGATACGCCTTCTCCTGTCGCTCACTTTCATCTTCTCGGGCGCAAGCGTCGCCTCGGCACAGCCGTGGCCGGTCAAACGGGGCACCGACGGCAAGCTCGCCTATACCGCCAACGAGCAGGGCGACCGCGTGCCCGACTTCTCGAGCTGCGGCTACCGAGGGAGCGATCACCCGATCCCAAACATCGCGGCCTCGATCGTGGTGCGTCCCTCCGACGACGACGACACGGCCCGGCTGCAGGCGGCGCTCGATTATGTCGGCGGCATGGCGGTCGAGAAGTTGAGCGCCGCCCGCGTGGTGCAGCTCACGCCTGGCGAGTACCACGTGTCGGGATCGCTGCGGGTCGCGCACTCGAATGTCGTGCTGCGCGGCGCGGGGGCCGACGCGACGACCCTCATCGCCACCGGGACCGGCCGGCGGCCGCTGATCCGCATTGAGCCAGCTGCCACCCCACAGACCACGACCAGCGGCAAAATCGCCATCGGCGAACGGGTCCCGGTCGGAGCCACGCGGCTGCCGCTCGCCGCCGGCCACGTCCTGCAGCGCGGCGACCGCGTGCTAGTCACCCGCCCTTCGACCGACGAGTGGATCAAGCAGCTCGGCGCCAAGGCGTTCGGCGTCGGCTGGCGGGCCGGGCGGTGCGACATCCATTGGGAACGCGTCGTCGCAGCGGCCGATGACGCTTCGGTCACGCTCGACGCGCCGATCACCACCGCGCTCGAACCCAACCTCGGCGGCGGCACGGTCGCCCGCCTCAAGGTCGACGGCCGGCTGGAGAACGTCGGCGTCGAACACCTGGCGCTTCGTTCTGAATGCGACCGCGAGAATCCCAAGGACGAGGCGCACTCGTGGCACGGCGTGGTCGCCAACCACGCGCGGGACGCGTGGGTCCGCGGCGTGCGGTTCGAGCACTTTGCCGGCGGCGCGGTGCTGCTGCTCGAAGGAACCAGTCGCGTGACCGTCGAGGACTGCTTGTCGCTGGCGCCGGTCTCGGAGCTCGGCGGCTACCGCCGCCAGGCGTTCTTCACGCAGGGAGGGCAGTGCTTGTTCCTGCGGTGCTACAGCGAGGAAGGCCTGCACGACTTCGCGCTCGGCCACTGCGCGCCGGGCCCCAACGCGTTCGTGAACTGCTACGCCGAGCGGTCGCTCGGCGACAGCGGCCCGCTCGAGTCGTGGGCCTCCGGCGTGTTGTTCGACAATGTCCGAATCGAGGGCGGCGAGCTCTGCCTGATGAATCGCTGGCTGCACCCGCCCGGCGCCGGCTGGTCGGCCGCCAACTGCCTGGCGTGGAACTGCCAGGCCGGCGTCATCCGCGCATTCCAGCCCCCCGGCGCCCAGAACTGGGTCGTCTGCTTCTGGGCCCAGCCGATCGGCGACGCCCTCTTCACCGGCGACGGCGACTTTGCCAAACCGATCAGCCTGTACCGTCAGCAGCTTGTCGACCGCCGCGGCAAGTCGGCCGGAGAACTGGCCGGCCCGTTCCTGCTCGACCCGATCGCGTCCACCAACCCAACGCTGCCCGAGGCCGAGCGCTTTGTCGCCAGCTCGAACCAGCCCGCCCGCGTGCTGCGGGACCTGATCGAAGAACGGCTAGCGTCGCACACCGCCAAGTTCGAGCCTCCAACGGACCTACCCGATTGGCAACCACCCGCCCAACGCCTGCCGCCAGGCGGTCTACCCACGAACGGCGCCCGCCCCATCACCCGCCAGAACGGCTGGCTCACCATCAACGACCGCGTGCTGACCGGCGGCCACGTCAGCCCAACCTGGTGGCGCGGCACGATCCGCCCCCACGACGCGCCGCAGTTCGGGCCGTCGATCACCCGCTGGGCGCCGGGGCGGTACGGCGTCGGACTGACCGATCAGCTGCCCCAAACGGTCGACCGCTTCCAGACGCTCGGCGTCGCGTCGTACGACCACCACTACGGGCTGTGGTACGACCGCCGCCGCGACGACCACCTGATGGTCCGCCGCCCCAACGGGACCGACGCCGCGCCGCCGTTCTTCGAGCAGCCGTTCGCCCGCAGCGGGCGCGGCCAGGCGTGGGACGGCCTCTCGCGGTACGACCTCACCAAGTTCAACGCGTGGTACTGGGAGCGGATGCAAGACTTCGCCGACCTGTGCGATCAGCACGGCCTGGCGTTCTTCCACCAGCACTACTTCCAGCACAACATCATCGAGGCCGGCGCCCACTGGGCCGACAGCCCCTGGCGGCCGGTCAACAACGTCAACCAGCTCGACCTCCCCGAGCCGCCCCCTTACATCGGCGACAAGCGGATCTTTCTCGCCCACAAGTTCTACGATATGGCCGACGCCAAGCTCGCCGGGCTGCAGGCCGGCTATGTCCGCCACTGCCTCGACGCGACCGCGCAAAACTCCAACGTCATCCACTCGATCAGCGCCGAGTACACCGGCCCGCTGGCGTTCACGCAGGCGTGGCTCGACACGATCCGAACCTGGCAGGAGGAGAACCCCGCCGCCGACCCGCTGGTCGCGCTCGCCTGCACCAAGGCCGAGCAGGACGAGCTGCTCGCCGACGAAGCGGCCCGTGATCTCATCGACCTGATCGACATCCGCTACTGGTGCTACGCGCGGGACGGCGAGCTCTACGCGCCGCTCGGCGGGGTGAGCCTTTCCCCGCGGCAGCAGCTCCGCAGGTCGAAGCTGCCGGCGGCCGATTTCCACTCGATCGCCCGGGCGGTCCGCGAGTACCGCCTCCGCTACCCCGGCAAGGCGGTCAGCTACTTCGCCGAGATGTACTGCAACAGCCCCCGCGAGGGCTGGGCGGTGCTGATGGGGGGCGGATCGCTGGCCGCTGTGCCGCCGCTGCCCGACGGGCTCGCCGCGGCGCTGGTCGACATGAAACCCGAAGCAGTCGACGACGACGCGTCGGCGCTGACGCTTGCGGCGGACTCCGGCGAGCGGCTCGTCTACTTCGTTGAACGCGGTTCTGCTGAGTTTTCGCTGCCCGCGTGCCGGCTGAGCTGGATCGATCCACGGACCGGCGCGTTCGTTGAGGAGGTAAAGCTCGGGGCGGGTGACCACACGCTCGAAGCGAAGAGCGCCGTCCTGTGGGTGCGGCCTCTAGCGAACTAG
- a CDS encoding four-carbon acid sugar kinase family protein, with protein MTTSTQKPLRLAYYADDFTGSTDALQVLSRAGLRARLFLKPPTPEQLADLPPLDAIGVAGHSRSLPTAELEPTLRPVFESLRLLAPRHVHYKVCSTFDSSPRLGSIGRAMEIGRTAFAAPYIPIVVGSPTLGRWCAFGNLFARYGIGSQGAVYRLDRHPAMRNHPVTPASESDLRLLLAEQTKLPIGLVDLTRLDGPLEGCLAELKRQRQAGALGVLFDAMTEAHLQRIGQVLEYSAGRHAPLFSVGSSGIESALAAQWQSAEQAPSDTLPASDKPLLVIAGSCSPVTAEQIDHALGNGFVDAPLDAGALLAETGGAAVIATCLRSVHTALVAGRSVIVHSSRGADDPRRAETARALAKSGQRREKLTMLIGDALGQIAFACRQAKLIDRVCIAGGDTSSYAGQAMGLESFMMLQDFWPGAPICLASSADPIANGLQVVFKGGQVGGVDFFPRLANTNRTTNDSQTS; from the coding sequence GTGACTACTAGCACGCAGAAACCACTGCGACTCGCGTACTACGCGGACGACTTCACCGGATCGACCGACGCGCTGCAGGTGCTGTCGCGGGCCGGACTGCGGGCGCGGTTGTTCCTGAAGCCGCCAACGCCCGAGCAGCTCGCCGACCTGCCGCCGCTCGACGCGATCGGCGTGGCGGGGCACAGCCGTTCGCTGCCGACCGCCGAGCTGGAGCCGACGCTGCGGCCGGTGTTCGAGTCGCTGCGGCTGCTCGCGCCACGGCACGTGCACTACAAGGTCTGCTCGACGTTCGACTCGTCGCCGCGGCTTGGCAGCATCGGCCGGGCGATGGAGATCGGTCGCACGGCGTTCGCGGCGCCGTACATCCCGATCGTGGTTGGCTCCCCCACGCTCGGCCGCTGGTGCGCGTTCGGCAACCTGTTCGCAAGGTACGGCATCGGCTCTCAGGGCGCAGTCTACCGACTCGACCGGCACCCCGCGATGCGGAACCACCCGGTGACCCCCGCCTCCGAGAGCGACCTCCGCCTGCTGCTGGCCGAGCAAACCAAGCTGCCGATCGGCCTGGTCGACCTGACCCGGCTCGACGGGCCGCTGGAGGGGTGCCTGGCGGAGCTCAAGCGCCAACGCCAGGCCGGCGCGCTCGGAGTGCTGTTCGACGCGATGACCGAAGCCCACCTGCAACGCATCGGCCAGGTGCTCGAGTACTCCGCTGGCCGGCACGCGCCGCTGTTTTCAGTCGGCTCGTCCGGAATCGAGTCTGCGCTCGCCGCCCAGTGGCAATCCGCAGAACAAGCGCCGAGCGACACTCTACCGGCTAGCGATAAGCCGCTGCTGGTGATTGCGGGGAGCTGCTCGCCGGTCACCGCCGAGCAGATCGACCACGCGCTGGGCAATGGGTTTGTTGACGCGCCGCTCGACGCCGGGGCGTTGTTGGCCGAAACCGGCGGCGCGGCGGTGATCGCTACCTGCCTGCGGTCGGTCCACACGGCGCTGGTCGCGGGCCGCTCGGTGATCGTGCACAGCAGCCGCGGAGCCGACGACCCACGCCGCGCCGAAACCGCTCGGGCGCTCGCCAAGTCGGGGCAACGGCGGGAGAAACTGACCATGCTGATCGGCGACGCGCTCGGCCAGATAGCCTTCGCCTGCCGCCAGGCCAAGCTGATCGACCGGGTGTGCATCGCCGGGGGCGACACCTCGAGCTACGCCGGCCAGGCGATGGGGCTCGAGTCGTTCATGATGCTGCAAGACTTCTGGCCCGGGGCGCCGATCTGCCTAGCCAGCTCGGCCGACCCCATTGCCAACGGCCTGCAGGTCGTCTTCAAGGGAGGCCAGGTCGGCGGCGTCGACTTCTTCCCGAGGCTGGCAAACACCAACCGGACCACCAACGACTCCCAGACGTCATGA
- a CDS encoding bile acid:sodium symporter family protein: MIEGIGKLERAALLVCPAALAVALVGVGLGQTAIAKNAAVAGFLALALGIGAVSTLRTFRFTAWVTAAVAAALAYPTLFQPFGVGTPSDKLLLLVLIQAVMFGMGTQITLADFAGVARQPWPVAVGLICQFTIMPLVGYTLAVAFRLPPEIGAGMVLIGSCSSGLSSNVMAYIARANLALSITMTAVATLLAPLLTPMWMNLLAAEMLEGSAVPMSFLGLMAAIIKIVIVPTGAALIHDYLRFASTPGRLALYAVAAVGAVVVAAANLGGWAWAMADAGEDAAMWGELALFLLGGVTFGVLYHHTAIRVAAVDRAMPAVAMAGIVYVTGMTSAAGRDALMVVGLALCLAAALHNLIGYVLGYWLSRLCGLDRASCRTVAFEVGLQNGGMATGLASAMGKLGTLGLPAAFFIAWMNVSGSLLANFWRRRPVDRRPEEEVAPPTHDDTK, from the coding sequence GTGATTGAGGGGATCGGCAAACTCGAACGGGCCGCGCTGCTGGTCTGCCCCGCGGCACTGGCCGTCGCGTTGGTGGGCGTCGGCCTCGGCCAAACGGCGATCGCCAAGAACGCGGCGGTGGCCGGCTTCCTGGCGTTGGCGCTCGGCATCGGCGCGGTCAGCACGCTGAGAACCTTCCGCTTCACGGCGTGGGTCACCGCGGCGGTGGCCGCGGCGCTCGCGTACCCGACCCTCTTCCAGCCGTTCGGCGTCGGCACGCCCAGCGACAAGCTGCTGCTCCTGGTGCTGATCCAGGCGGTGATGTTCGGCATGGGGACGCAGATCACGCTGGCCGACTTCGCCGGCGTCGCGCGGCAGCCATGGCCGGTGGCGGTCGGGCTGATCTGCCAGTTCACCATCATGCCGCTGGTCGGCTACACGCTGGCCGTAGCATTCCGGCTGCCGCCGGAGATCGGCGCCGGCATGGTGCTGATCGGCTCCTGCTCGAGCGGCCTGTCGTCGAACGTGATGGCGTACATCGCCCGGGCAAACCTGGCTTTGTCGATCACAATGACCGCCGTGGCGACGCTGCTCGCCCCGCTGCTGACGCCGATGTGGATGAACCTGCTCGCGGCCGAGATGCTCGAAGGCTCGGCCGTGCCAATGAGCTTCCTGGGGCTGATGGCCGCGATCATCAAGATTGTCATCGTGCCGACCGGCGCCGCGTTGATCCACGACTACCTCCGGTTTGCAAGCACTCCTGGCCGGTTGGCGTTATATGCGGTCGCGGCGGTCGGCGCGGTGGTGGTCGCCGCGGCGAACCTCGGCGGCTGGGCCTGGGCCATGGCCGACGCCGGCGAGGACGCCGCCATGTGGGGCGAGCTCGCGTTGTTCCTGCTCGGCGGCGTCACGTTCGGCGTGCTGTACCACCACACCGCAATCCGCGTCGCGGCGGTCGATCGGGCGATGCCGGCGGTCGCGATGGCGGGCATTGTGTACGTGACCGGCATGACCTCGGCCGCGGGCCGGGACGCGCTGATGGTCGTCGGATTGGCGCTGTGCCTGGCGGCGGCGCTGCACAACCTTATCGGCTACGTGCTCGGCTACTGGCTCAGCCGCCTATGCGGGCTTGACCGGGCGTCGTGCCGCACCGTGGCGTTCGAGGTCGGACTGCAGAACGGCGGCATGGCTACCGGCCTGGCGTCGGCGATGGGCAAGCTCGGCACGCTCGGCCTGCCGGCGGCGTTCTTCATCGCGTGGATGAACGTCTCAGGCTCGCTGCTCGCCAACTTCTGGCGGCGCCGACCGGTGGACCGGAGGCCTGAGGAAGAAGTGGCACCACCAACGCACGACGACACCAAGTAG
- a CDS encoding aspartate/glutamate racemase family protein, whose product MKKLGLIHTSATLVPVFAELCQAKLPCVATFNIADDSLIKEVIEKQELTRSVSRRVGGHVQAAQQAGADCILVTCSSIGPAVEAAAALADVPVVRVDLAMADKAVQMGAKIGVAATLPTTLAPTADLIRRRAEAAGKEIEIVDRLCDGAFEALMSGDSAKHDAMVGDALRQLAAEVDVVVLAQASMARVADQLDPAEVTTPVLSSPALAIEALAEQAM is encoded by the coding sequence ATGAAGAAACTAGGACTGATCCACACCTCGGCCACGCTGGTGCCGGTGTTCGCCGAGCTCTGCCAGGCGAAGCTGCCCTGCGTCGCGACCTTCAACATCGCCGACGACAGCCTGATCAAGGAGGTGATTGAAAAGCAGGAGCTGACCCGCAGCGTGTCGCGCCGCGTCGGGGGCCACGTGCAGGCTGCCCAGCAGGCGGGCGCCGACTGCATCCTGGTGACCTGCTCTTCGATCGGCCCTGCGGTCGAGGCCGCCGCCGCCCTGGCCGACGTGCCGGTGGTGCGGGTCGACTTGGCGATGGCCGACAAGGCGGTGCAGATGGGCGCCAAGATCGGCGTCGCGGCGACCCTGCCGACCACGCTCGCCCCGACTGCCGACCTGATCCGCCGCCGCGCCGAAGCGGCCGGCAAAGAGATTGAGATCGTTGACCGGCTGTGCGACGGCGCCTTCGAGGCCCTGATGTCGGGCGACTCCGCCAAGCATGACGCCATGGTCGGCGACGCCCTGCGGCAGCTCGCCGCCGAGGTCGACGTGGTCGTGCTGGCCCAGGCCTCGATGGCGCGGGTGGCCGACCAGCTCGACCCTGCCGAGGTGACCACGCCGGTGCTGTCGAGCCCCGCCCTGGCGATCGAGGCCCTCGCGGAGCAGGCGATGTGA
- a CDS encoding multidrug effflux MFS transporter, whose protein sequence is MPPTVEAANEVASVERTQPTFVLVGLLGTLTAFSPLAIDMYLPAFPQIQRDLAAPDGTMELTLSFFLAGLAIGQFFIGPVSDRYGRRRPLLFGCCGFALASVGCLLAPSVELLIAARFAMGFAGSAGLVVSRAVVRDLFDESESASVYSLMMMVTGVAPVVAPLIGGQLLAVAPWQTVFWVLAAIGVACAAAVALTLGESLPREERSEQLRGMIGRSLTFFTHGTFLPYALAIGMACGALFAYIAAAPTVFMDHFGLSPQTFSYFFAGNAVGLVVTAQLNRRLLTRFGPRTLLSFGANIAAAAGVGLLIAAWTGVGGFWLFYALLFTCVATLGLLFPNATAAAMAPFAGRAGAASAVLGLLQYAIGAVTGSLVGLLHNGTAVPMAAAIAACELAVWGVLRTAAPRV, encoded by the coding sequence ATGCCCCCCACCGTCGAGGCTGCCAATGAAGTCGCTTCCGTTGAGCGAACGCAACCCACGTTCGTCCTGGTGGGGCTGCTCGGCACGCTAACAGCGTTCTCGCCGCTGGCGATCGACATGTACCTGCCGGCGTTCCCGCAGATCCAGCGGGACCTCGCCGCGCCTGACGGCACGATGGAGCTGACGCTGTCGTTCTTCCTGGCGGGGCTGGCGATCGGGCAGTTCTTCATCGGCCCGGTCAGCGACCGCTACGGCCGTCGCCGTCCGTTGTTGTTTGGTTGTTGCGGGTTCGCCCTGGCGTCGGTCGGTTGTTTGCTAGCGCCAAGCGTCGAGTTGCTGATCGCCGCCCGGTTCGCGATGGGCTTCGCCGGTTCGGCGGGACTAGTAGTGTCGCGGGCCGTGGTCCGCGATCTGTTCGACGAGTCTGAATCGGCGTCGGTCTACTCGCTGATGATGATGGTGACCGGCGTCGCGCCGGTGGTGGCGCCGCTGATCGGCGGGCAGCTGCTAGCGGTCGCGCCATGGCAGACCGTGTTCTGGGTGCTGGCGGCGATCGGCGTGGCCTGCGCCGCGGCGGTCGCGCTGACGCTTGGCGAGTCGCTCCCCCGCGAGGAACGTTCCGAACAACTACGCGGAATGATCGGCCGCAGCCTCACATTCTTCACCCATGGCACGTTCCTCCCCTACGCGTTGGCGATCGGCATGGCGTGCGGCGCGCTGTTCGCGTACATCGCCGCCGCGCCGACGGTGTTCATGGACCACTTCGGGTTATCGCCGCAAACATTCAGCTATTTCTTCGCCGGCAACGCCGTCGGGCTGGTAGTCACGGCGCAGCTCAACCGCCGGCTGCTGACCCGGTTTGGCCCGCGCACGCTCCTGAGCTTCGGCGCCAACATTGCCGCCGCCGCGGGCGTCGGGCTGTTGATCGCCGCGTGGACCGGCGTGGGCGGCTTCTGGCTGTTCTACGCGTTGCTGTTTACTTGCGTCGCGACCCTAGGGCTGCTGTTCCCCAATGCCACGGCGGCCGCGATGGCGCCCTTCGCCGGTCGGGCGGGCGCGGCGTCGGCGGTGCTGGGCCTGCTGCAGTACGCCATCGGCGCAGTGACCGGATCGCTGGTCGGTCTGCTGCACAACGGCACGGCGGTCCCAATGGCCGCCGCCATCGCCGCCTGTGAACTGGCGGTCTGGGGCGTGCTCCGCACGGCTGCGCCGCGCGTCTGA
- a CDS encoding ATP-binding protein yields the protein MPPGDQPPARPKLRLATLLSIFSAGLVLVTSLLLSGTLHGIASERVIRLESERMADRLELVASQFQLRIEKAKHDVQLIVGLPETAELLSNAGADAPPSDRGRRSLTEHFRQLLRLNPEYFQVRLVGAADAGREVVRVDRLGSGDLQVADRDALQQKGNRDYFQDALRAAVGETYVSHFNLNREHGVIEEPPRPTVRVAQPVYDDSSDAAVAVVVINIDLDAWFKQAQGMVSGEHLQLFVTNEEAQYLIHPDPQKAFGFERGDRRLATDDYPEITPMFDGSHENLLVTSNQDELLVGRRLELSGSPFLRQKVFVAVSDKQFALGETASLRRLSIAITALMTVAAVALAVLASRAISRPIHELQRATARLIESGPRDRIAEPDRGAREVAELAVAFNRMTATLQETLVSKSELEDEVARRERSEHALKQTAEQLGELNRLLEVESASLVAANEELDRFTYIASHDLRAPLRAIESLAGWLVEDLGDNLPEKSRQHLNLLGARVARMNHLLDDLLDYSRAGRAPSARTRFTAREVVENAAALAGVGAGFEVEIAGEPLMVDGFHTPLETILRNLIANAVKHHDQPAGRITVRWDAADQPDMVRFTVADDGAGIEARYFDTVFEIFQTLRPRDEVEGSGMGLALAKKLVTQAGGRIWLEPNEPRGARFLFTWPLNEPLPPAASPAPVGREADPAGD from the coding sequence ATGCCCCCGGGGGACCAGCCGCCAGCCAGACCGAAGCTCCGGCTCGCGACGCTGCTGTCGATCTTCTCCGCGGGCCTGGTTCTGGTGACGTCGCTGCTGCTGAGCGGCACGCTGCACGGCATCGCGTCCGAGCGGGTGATCCGCCTGGAGAGCGAGCGGATGGCGGACCGGCTGGAGTTGGTGGCGAGCCAGTTCCAGCTAAGGATCGAGAAGGCCAAGCACGACGTGCAGCTCATTGTCGGGCTCCCCGAGACCGCGGAGCTCCTCTCCAACGCAGGCGCGGATGCCCCGCCGAGTGACCGTGGCCGCCGGTCGTTGACCGAGCACTTCCGTCAGCTGCTGCGGCTCAACCCCGAGTACTTTCAGGTGCGTCTGGTGGGCGCAGCTGATGCCGGCCGGGAGGTCGTGCGGGTGGATCGGCTCGGGTCGGGAGATCTTCAAGTTGCCGACCGGGACGCCCTGCAGCAGAAGGGAAACCGCGACTACTTCCAAGACGCCTTGCGGGCGGCGGTTGGTGAGACTTACGTCTCTCATTTCAACCTTAACCGCGAGCACGGGGTGATCGAAGAACCGCCCCGCCCAACGGTCCGGGTGGCGCAGCCGGTGTACGACGACAGTTCCGACGCGGCCGTGGCGGTGGTGGTTATCAACATCGACCTCGACGCGTGGTTCAAGCAGGCCCAGGGGATGGTGTCCGGGGAGCACCTCCAACTCTTCGTGACCAATGAGGAGGCCCAGTACCTGATCCACCCGGACCCGCAGAAGGCCTTCGGCTTCGAACGCGGAGACCGACGACTCGCGACCGACGACTACCCGGAGATCACGCCGATGTTCGACGGGTCGCACGAGAACCTGCTCGTCACCTCCAACCAAGACGAGCTGCTGGTCGGGAGGCGGCTCGAGTTGTCGGGGTCTCCCTTCCTGAGACAGAAGGTGTTTGTCGCGGTGAGCGACAAGCAGTTCGCCCTTGGCGAAACGGCGTCGCTGCGGAGGCTGTCGATTGCCATCACCGCGTTGATGACGGTCGCCGCGGTGGCACTGGCGGTGCTCGCGTCCCGGGCGATCTCGCGTCCGATCCACGAGCTGCAGCGGGCGACCGCTCGGCTGATAGAGTCCGGCCCGCGCGACCGAATCGCGGAACCCGACCGCGGCGCCCGCGAGGTGGCGGAGCTGGCAGTCGCGTTCAACCGAATGACCGCGACCCTCCAGGAGACGCTGGTCTCGAAGTCGGAGCTCGAGGACGAGGTGGCCCGCCGCGAACGCTCCGAACATGCGCTGAAGCAAACCGCCGAGCAACTCGGCGAGCTCAACCGGCTGCTCGAGGTCGAGAGCGCGTCGCTGGTGGCGGCCAACGAGGAGCTCGACCGCTTCACCTACATCGCCTCGCACGACCTCCGCGCACCGCTCCGCGCGATCGAGAGCCTGGCGGGCTGGCTGGTTGAGGACCTCGGCGACAACCTCCCGGAGAAGTCACGCCAGCACCTGAACCTGCTCGGCGCCCGCGTCGCGCGGATGAACCACCTCCTCGACGACCTGCTCGACTACTCCCGCGCCGGCCGCGCCCCCTCCGCACGCACTCGCTTTACCGCCCGCGAGGTGGTCGAAAACGCCGCCGCGCTCGCCGGGGTGGGCGCGGGGTTCGAGGTCGAGATCGCTGGCGAGCCGCTCATGGTCGACGGGTTCCACACGCCGCTCGAAACGATCCTCCGCAACCTGATCGCCAACGCGGTCAAGCACCACGACCAACCAGCGGGGCGGATCACGGTGCGTTGGGACGCGGCCGACCAGCCCGACATGGTGCGGTTCACGGTCGCCGATGACGGCGCCGGCATCGAGGCCCGCTATTTCGATACCGTGTTCGAGATCTTCCAGACCCTCCGCCCGCGGGACGAGGTTGAGGGCTCGGGCATGGGGCTCGCGCTGGCGAAGAAGCTGGTCACGCAGGCGGGGGGCAGGATCTGGCTCGAGCCGAACGAGCCGCGCGGCGCCCGCTTCTTGTTCACGTGGCCACTCAACGAACCGCTGCCCCCGGCAGCTAGCCCCGCGCCCGTCGGCCGCGAGGCCGACCCGGCTGGCGACTGA